The following proteins are co-located in the Paenibacillus sp. FSL H8-0079 genome:
- a CDS encoding response regulator transcription factor, whose amino-acid sequence MSSQRLLLVEDDRSISEMVGPYLEKEGYDVTYAYDGLEAERQFSQSQPGYDLVILDLMLPRKSGMDVLQTIRAVSLVPVLILSAKDGEVDKALGLGFGADDYLSKPFSLIELTARIKAAIRRANYTAQPVAEVTKDQRIHLGGLVVDMETYEVEREGTPVKLTSKEFGILKLLVTHPGKVFTKAQIYASVWNDHYYGDENIINVHMRRLREKLEVDPSAPQYIKTLWGIGYKLEAEQT is encoded by the coding sequence GTGTCAAGTCAACGCTTATTGCTTGTTGAAGATGATCGTTCAATTAGTGAGATGGTCGGACCTTATCTGGAAAAAGAGGGATACGACGTCACGTATGCATATGACGGATTAGAAGCAGAGCGTCAGTTCAGCCAATCACAACCTGGGTATGACCTGGTTATTTTGGATTTGATGCTGCCCCGCAAGAGTGGGATGGATGTGCTGCAGACCATTCGGGCGGTCAGTTTGGTGCCTGTGCTTATTCTGTCTGCGAAGGATGGGGAGGTGGACAAAGCACTGGGTCTGGGTTTTGGCGCTGACGATTATTTGAGCAAACCCTTCTCATTAATCGAGCTGACTGCCCGTATTAAAGCTGCGATTCGCCGCGCCAATTATACCGCACAGCCTGTGGCTGAAGTGACTAAAGATCAGCGTATTCACCTCGGAGGACTTGTGGTCGACATGGAGACATACGAGGTGGAGCGTGAAGGTACACCCGTCAAGCTGACCTCCAAGGAATTTGGCATTCTGAAGCTATTGGTTACTCATCCCGGCAAAGTGTTCACGAAGGCCCAAATCTACGCTTCGGTCTGGAATGATCATTATTATGGAGACGAAAATATCATTAACGTACATATGCGTCGTCTGCGTGAAAAATTGGAGGTGGACCCTTCGGCTCCCCAGTATATCAAGACACTCTGGGGCATCGGATATAAGCTGGAGGCGGAGCAGACATGA
- a CDS encoding ABC transporter permease produces MLKLIRLEMRKHRFARNFAGAGIANIAILLFLIMIGFMDVGAEDYAYADYQTAFIIIDTFVRATFIIFAGALLSKLVISEYRNKTMNVMFTYPIQRHKIIAAKLIIVFGFTFVMIMVTDLLMGSLLLIVNQFYSFIPESLSNRDMLGLLVKYSISSLSAACMALIPLFFGMRKHSVTATMVSSILLVSIVCSGFNGSEVSIHSLIVIPLTLGAVGIWIASMSMVRLETKDVN; encoded by the coding sequence TTGCTTAAACTAATCAGACTTGAGATGCGGAAGCACCGCTTTGCACGTAATTTTGCAGGTGCAGGTATTGCCAACATAGCCATTCTTCTTTTCCTGATTATGATTGGATTCATGGATGTGGGAGCAGAAGATTATGCCTATGCCGATTACCAGACCGCCTTTATAATTATCGATACATTTGTGAGAGCGACCTTCATCATATTTGCAGGAGCTTTATTATCCAAGCTGGTGATCAGTGAGTATCGAAATAAAACCATGAACGTCATGTTCACCTATCCCATCCAGCGTCATAAAATCATCGCGGCCAAATTGATTATCGTGTTTGGTTTTACATTTGTGATGATTATGGTTACCGATCTGTTGATGGGTTCACTGCTGTTGATTGTTAATCAATTCTACTCCTTCATTCCTGAATCACTGAGCAATCGGGATATGTTGGGACTTCTGGTGAAGTACAGTATCAGTTCTTTATCGGCTGCGTGTATGGCACTCATTCCCCTATTCTTCGGTATGCGTAAGCATTCTGTTACAGCGACAATGGTCTCGTCCATTTTGCTAGTTTCGATTGTCTGCTCCGGATTCAACGGGTCGGAAGTTTCCATTCATTCGCTTATTGTTATCCCGCTGACCCTTGGAGCTGTAGGTATATGGATTGCTTCGATGTCCATGGTTCGTTTGGAGACCAAAGATGTGAATTGA
- the thiD gene encoding bifunctional hydroxymethylpyrimidine kinase/phosphomethylpyrimidine kinase, giving the protein MTIPKTLTIAGSDTSGGAGIQADLKTFQELGVYGMTVLTTVVAMEPDTWDHQVFPVELNVVEAQLRTVLDGIGFDAMKTGMLGSVDIIELVAKHIRRSGLPQIVIDPVMVCKGTDEVLQPENTEAMIEFLLPGADLVTPNLFEASQLAKSGPIRSKEQMEAAAAAIHAHGSKHVLIKDRGVISPGKAMDLLYDGTNYEWFEADVVGSGYTHGAGCTTSAAITAGLARGLSVKEAVREGKAFVTKAIAGGFPLNRFVGPTLHVAHRLEHQR; this is encoded by the coding sequence ATGACGATTCCAAAAACATTAACAATAGCTGGCTCGGACACGAGCGGCGGTGCAGGGATTCAAGCTGATTTGAAAACTTTTCAGGAGCTGGGTGTGTATGGTATGACCGTACTGACTACGGTTGTGGCAATGGAGCCCGATACATGGGATCACCAGGTCTTTCCTGTGGAATTAAATGTAGTAGAAGCGCAGCTTCGCACTGTTCTTGATGGCATCGGTTTTGATGCAATGAAGACAGGTATGCTCGGTTCTGTAGATATTATTGAACTGGTAGCGAAGCATATTCGCCGCAGTGGTCTGCCACAGATCGTGATCGATCCGGTAATGGTCTGCAAAGGTACGGACGAAGTACTGCAACCGGAAAATACGGAAGCAATGATCGAATTCCTGCTGCCAGGTGCCGATCTGGTTACACCTAATCTGTTCGAAGCATCCCAACTGGCGAAGAGTGGACCGATTCGCTCTAAAGAACAGATGGAAGCAGCGGCAGCAGCAATTCATGCCCATGGCTCAAAGCATGTTCTGATCAAGGACAGAGGTGTAATTAGCCCGGGTAAAGCAATGGATCTACTCTATGATGGAACCAACTACGAATGGTTTGAAGCCGATGTTGTCGGCTCCGGATATACGCATGGTGCGGGCTGCACGACGTCTGCGGCGATTACCGCAGGATTGGCTCGTGGTCTTTCAGTGAAAGAGGCTGTTCGTGAAGGTAAAGCCTTCGTGACCAAAGCGATTGCCGGCGGATTCCCGCTGAACCGTTTTGTTGGCCCGACACTGCATGTGGCACACCGTCTGGAGCACCAACGCTAA
- a CDS encoding ABC transporter ATP-binding protein, with product MTYIARTIDVTKVYEGVEVVSNVNMNIKQGEIYGFLGPNGAGKTTIMKMLTNLVKPTTGEVELFGEKLTPTSYEVLKRMGSIIEYPFFYDRLSARENLELHCEYMGFHNKKIIDNTMETVGLKDTGKKPVKDFSLGMKQRLGLARALITTPELLILDEPINGLDPVGIREMRDLFKRLSNEYRITLLVSSHILGEIEQIADTVGVIRGGRLVEEVSMESIRGSQNEYIELQAVDIRKATYVIEHQLGLSNYKLVDDQTLRIYDPGIIPSELNTKLIQHGIEIESISKRAHSLEEHFMKLVKGDEDVA from the coding sequence ATGACTTATATCGCACGAACGATAGATGTGACCAAAGTATATGAAGGGGTAGAGGTTGTATCCAACGTCAATATGAATATTAAGCAAGGTGAGATCTATGGGTTTCTCGGTCCGAATGGTGCAGGCAAAACAACCATCATGAAGATGCTGACCAATCTCGTCAAACCAACAACAGGGGAAGTTGAACTGTTTGGGGAGAAGCTTACACCTACATCCTATGAAGTGTTGAAACGAATGGGCAGCATTATTGAATATCCTTTTTTCTATGATAGACTGTCTGCTCGCGAGAATCTGGAGCTTCACTGTGAATACATGGGATTTCACAACAAAAAGATCATCGACAACACGATGGAAACGGTAGGGCTGAAGGATACGGGCAAGAAACCGGTCAAGGACTTCTCGCTGGGTATGAAACAGAGGCTGGGATTGGCTCGTGCACTCATAACCACACCCGAACTGCTCATTTTGGATGAACCGATCAACGGATTGGACCCTGTAGGGATCCGGGAGATGCGAGATTTGTTCAAGCGCCTTAGCAATGAGTATCGCATTACCCTGTTGGTCTCTAGTCACATTCTTGGCGAGATAGAGCAAATTGCGGACACGGTTGGTGTCATTCGCGGCGGTCGCTTGGTGGAGGAAGTATCGATGGAGAGCATTCGTGGAAGTCAAAATGAGTACATCGAGTTACAGGCGGTAGATATCCGCAAAGCGACTTATGTCATTGAACACCAGCTTGGTTTGAGTAATTATAAACTGGTCGATGACCAAACGTTACGAATCTATGATCCGGGAATCATTCCATCGGAACTGAACACCAAGCTGATTCAACACGGCATTGAGATCGAATCGATATCCAAACGGGCTCATTCCCTGGAAGAACACTTCATGAAGTTGGTAAAAGGGGATGAAGACGTTGCTTAA
- a CDS encoding HAMP domain-containing sensor histidine kinase: protein MRRNGVTMKLFLVMAGCLVLLYGTTVFAQLVWFPDFYQHQKVSSMKKKLSKFEQQYSNGHWNDLQLAKETGKFMRQNQSHLVILTNAGRLVNDPFHITLLQEDGSHVKVSLSLFINSENAGWITSHLKYGQELTVRGPASGSMVYPFKIQDANSAAWGTESFQESIEPVKEWSGVLTEVVLPNLATWSQRQGLLVQALDSRFPLSTEDQLALANGKMLNEEWTDSWSGVRNVITIAPVHRSGPEQQLIFSLTSLQEMREANEATRLFYGYFGIGAFILILLLALLLSRIVTKPLLALNHVAKKMSTLDFTVKSPIRRNDEIGSLSNSLNALSGTLGQTLEELRQANTQMRTDMEMKQQIEQRQRKFFADASHELKTPISIIKGYSEGLKDGVSESKRERYIEIIADETIKMEMMVEEMLDLVRLESSAVQLNTDAVALADMIEDIAGRLGPQLKDKGLDVVLVSTTEQTVEGDRSKLEQVIFNIMMNAIRHAIPHTDITIEISRRDGLVHISIENKGEQIAEAERQFIWERFYRVERSRNRKMGGTGLGLAIAKQILDLHGCNYGVENTPDGVRFYIIFPKA from the coding sequence ATGAGAAGAAATGGCGTAACGATGAAGCTTTTCTTGGTTATGGCAGGATGTCTGGTTCTCCTATACGGAACGACGGTATTTGCCCAGTTGGTCTGGTTTCCCGACTTTTATCAGCATCAGAAGGTCAGCAGTATGAAGAAAAAGCTGTCCAAGTTCGAACAGCAATATTCCAATGGACATTGGAATGATTTGCAGCTTGCTAAGGAAACCGGGAAATTCATGCGTCAGAATCAGTCCCATCTGGTCATTCTGACGAATGCCGGAAGACTGGTTAATGACCCGTTCCACATTACGCTGCTTCAGGAGGACGGGAGTCACGTGAAGGTGTCCTTGTCCTTATTTATCAATAGTGAGAATGCAGGCTGGATTACATCCCATCTGAAATATGGGCAGGAATTGACGGTACGAGGCCCGGCAAGCGGGTCCATGGTCTACCCATTCAAAATCCAGGATGCCAATTCTGCCGCATGGGGAACAGAAAGCTTTCAGGAATCAATTGAACCGGTAAAGGAATGGTCAGGCGTATTGACCGAGGTAGTTCTCCCTAATCTGGCAACGTGGAGTCAGAGACAGGGACTGCTGGTGCAGGCACTGGATAGCCGGTTCCCTTTGTCCACGGAAGACCAACTTGCTTTGGCGAATGGCAAAATGCTCAATGAAGAATGGACGGATAGTTGGAGCGGTGTTCGGAACGTCATCACCATTGCTCCAGTGCATCGTTCCGGGCCCGAGCAACAATTGATTTTCTCGCTTACCTCTCTACAGGAGATGAGGGAAGCGAACGAGGCAACACGTTTGTTCTATGGGTATTTTGGTATTGGCGCATTTATATTGATTCTGTTACTGGCATTGCTTCTGTCCCGAATCGTAACAAAGCCGCTGCTGGCTCTGAACCATGTCGCCAAGAAAATGTCTACGCTGGATTTCACGGTGAAATCACCCATCCGGCGTAATGACGAAATTGGCAGTCTGTCCAATAGTCTGAATGCATTATCAGGGACCTTGGGTCAGACATTGGAAGAGCTGAGGCAGGCCAACACGCAGATGCGTACAGATATGGAAATGAAGCAGCAGATTGAACAGCGTCAACGCAAGTTTTTTGCCGATGCATCACATGAACTCAAGACACCAATCAGCATTATTAAGGGTTATTCCGAAGGGCTGAAAGATGGTGTGAGTGAGAGCAAGAGGGAGCGTTACATTGAGATCATCGCCGATGAGACGATCAAAATGGAAATGATGGTTGAAGAGATGCTAGATCTGGTGCGACTGGAATCTTCTGCGGTTCAGTTGAATACGGATGCTGTTGCACTGGCTGACATGATTGAAGATATCGCTGGCCGTCTGGGTCCGCAGCTGAAGGACAAAGGTTTGGATGTGGTGCTTGTATCCACAACAGAGCAGACGGTGGAGGGTGACCGAAGCAAGCTGGAGCAAGTTATTTTCAATATCATGATGAATGCTATACGTCATGCGATACCACATACCGATATAACTATTGAGATCAGTAGACGTGACGGTTTGGTTCACATTTCCATTGAGAACAAGGGCGAGCAGATTGCTGAAGCTGAGCGGCAGTTCATATGGGAGAGGTTCTATCGGGTCGAGCGTTCACGTAATCGCAAAATGGGGGGGACCGGGCTCGGCCTGGCCATTGCGAAGCAGATTCTTGATCTGCATGGATGCAATTATGGAGTGGAGAATACACCGGATGGAGTCCGTTTTTATATTATTTTTCCTAAAGCCTAG
- a CDS encoding sensor histidine kinase, producing the protein MTLIFASTIVILVIVVIGMWMRLRKRSQHLSYIHEKISAILDQGTFERLLVFNSDDQVSQLLKDMNQLLDHAHRATAGYANQEKEMRNMLSNISHDLKTPLTVVLGYSETLLHSPSLTNQERKVMTEKIQDKAQEVLRLIHSFFDLAKLESGDTELVLSRVNISELCRLKMISFYEMLTNLGLHVELDIPDDDIFVQGNEEALERVLDNLMTNGMKYGAEGKVLGLTLEHSTGGPVMLQIWDQGKGIPESEHSRVFERMYTLEDSRNRLYQGSGLGLTITKRLVERMGGSIHLHSVPHQRTVFSVTLKAR; encoded by the coding sequence ATGACACTGATTTTTGCCAGTACAATAGTTATTCTAGTCATTGTGGTCATTGGAATGTGGATGAGATTGAGGAAACGCAGCCAACACCTGTCTTATATTCACGAGAAAATATCCGCTATTTTGGATCAAGGCACCTTTGAGCGTTTGCTTGTATTCAACAGTGATGATCAAGTTAGCCAACTTCTGAAAGACATGAACCAGCTGCTGGACCATGCGCACCGTGCGACGGCCGGTTATGCGAACCAGGAGAAGGAGATGCGCAATATGCTCTCCAACATCTCGCATGATCTGAAAACGCCGCTTACGGTTGTACTGGGTTATAGTGAGACCTTGCTGCACAGTCCATCATTGACCAATCAGGAACGGAAAGTTATGACAGAGAAAATACAAGATAAGGCGCAGGAAGTTTTGCGTTTGATCCATTCCTTTTTCGATCTGGCAAAGCTGGAATCTGGAGACACGGAACTGGTGCTTAGTCGAGTTAATATAAGCGAATTATGCCGGTTGAAGATGATCTCCTTTTATGAAATGTTGACCAATCTCGGGTTGCATGTGGAGCTGGATATACCTGATGATGATATCTTCGTGCAAGGAAATGAAGAAGCACTGGAGCGTGTGCTGGATAATCTCATGACCAATGGGATGAAATATGGGGCAGAGGGTAAGGTGCTGGGGCTAACGCTCGAACATTCGACAGGTGGACCTGTGATGCTACAAATCTGGGACCAAGGGAAGGGAATTCCCGAAAGTGAGCATAGTCGTGTGTTCGAACGCATGTATACACTGGAGGATTCCCGCAATCGACTCTATCAGGGCAGCGGCCTTGGTCTGACCATCACGAAGCGGCTAGTGGAGCGGATGGGTGGAAGTATTCATTTACATAGTGTGCCACATCAACGGACTGTATTTTCGGTTACGTTAAAGGCCAGGTAG
- a CDS encoding response regulator transcription factor — MIRTVLLVEDESRIREIVADYFIKEQWNVIEAEHGVQALELLALHEVDLVILDVLMPEMDGWTLCGHIRSQSTVPIIMLTARSEDDDKIHGFQLGVDDYVTKPFSPRVLVARAETLMKRVEGSFGREQGVIRFGQVTLDPWARRLEKDGTEVELAPKEYDLLLYLVRNAGIVLSRDAILNRIWGFDFEGDSRVVDTHIKKLRSKLGDEAKCIRTVIGTGYRFEAEA, encoded by the coding sequence ATGATCAGAACAGTGCTTCTGGTGGAAGATGAAAGCCGCATTCGTGAGATTGTGGCCGATTATTTCATAAAAGAACAATGGAACGTCATCGAAGCAGAACATGGAGTACAGGCATTGGAACTGTTGGCTCTGCATGAGGTAGATCTGGTTATTCTGGATGTTTTGATGCCTGAAATGGATGGATGGACATTATGCGGGCATATTCGCTCCCAATCCACCGTACCTATTATCATGCTGACTGCGAGATCCGAGGATGACGATAAAATTCATGGATTCCAGCTCGGAGTAGATGATTATGTCACGAAGCCATTCAGTCCACGTGTGCTGGTTGCACGTGCAGAGACATTAATGAAGCGGGTTGAAGGTTCATTTGGACGAGAGCAGGGTGTGATTCGCTTCGGACAGGTAACCCTTGATCCATGGGCTCGGCGACTGGAGAAGGACGGCACTGAAGTGGAGCTTGCGCCGAAAGAGTATGATCTGTTGCTCTATTTGGTACGAAATGCAGGTATTGTATTGTCCCGGGATGCCATCCTGAATCGGATCTGGGGCTTTGATTTTGAAGGGGACTCACGTGTTGTGGATACTCACATCAAGAAGCTGCGCAGCAAATTGGGTGATGAAGCCAAGTGCATTCGGACTGTGATTGGCACAGGATATCGTTTCGAGGCAGAAGCATGA